TCAAGGAGCTTCTTCGCCATCATGCGTGACTGGAGATGCGAACGCTTAACTGACCCCAGAGCGATGGGGTGGACGTGATCCGCCAGCTTAGTGATCGCATGCACTACCTGGTCTTCGTGGTTGATACCGGCATCCTCGCGAATGAGAGCGATGTAGGCCAGCACTTCCTCAACGCTGATCGGGAGCTGCGCCGTGTTGGCAGGATCCCTGGGGTTGTATGGACCGGTAATGCTCGGGTCGGTAGGACCGAGCATCCCCATGGGATGAAGGTAGATCTCTGACGCACCGAGCGCCGTAAGCGTCGCGGCGCTGAACGCGCGAAATGGCACGAGGACCAGGAGGTTCTGGCAGTACTCGCGCAGCAACGTCACGAGCTTCCACGGGACCGTTCCGTCGCCCCCGTTGCTGTGGATTAGCAGGGCGAGGCGCTCGGGCCGAGGAGCCAGTTGCCGCAGATGCTCATAGATGAAGCGTATCGCATCCATGCCCATCTGTGCCTCGGCACTTGGACGAGTACTCGTGACGTAGGCAAGCACAGGACATCCAACGACGACTTCTAGCTCCTTGAGACGATCCAGACGACTCTGAGAACTCACGCCTCTCTCCTTTGGGTAGTTGAATGCTGCGCTGGCTAACGTCATGCTTCTGTGGCGCGGCCTCTGATAAGAGAACCGCCATGGCGAAGGCCATGGCGGTCTACCTTAGCCCTCAGCCGCGACCACAGCAAGCAACTGTTATGCAGCCCCGGCTTTGGTGCGGCGTGCTCGGCTCGGCTTGAGGCTCCCCAGTTCGGCCCGGAGCGCCCGCCGGACCACCGTTTCGAGGGGCTCGACCGCCTGCGTCATCGCCTGCCGCAGTGCCTGATTGATCCGCGTCTGGTAGTTCCCACCGCCCGCCGCCTCGACCTCGGCACGGAACCACTCAAGGACATCGTCGTCCAGCCGAATCGTGATCCGAGTCTTGCCGGTCACGGCCGGCACAACGGCCCCACGTCGCGCCTTCCCAAAGTCGTATTCCTTACGCATCGGAGTCCTCCGCATACTGGCGGCGTTCGCGGGCGGTGGCGCGTCGCGCCGAGATCAGGCGGAGCGCGTCCTCGTCCTGGGTCCACACCACAACGACCACCCGACCCAGCAAGTCGCGGCCCAACGTGACGAACCGTTCCTCCGCGTGCTCGGGGTCGGGCCGGGTCAGGCCATAGGGATCCTC
The DNA window shown above is from Gemmatimonadota bacterium and carries:
- a CDS encoding BrnA antitoxin family protein, with the protein product MRRTPMRKEYDFGKARRGAVVPAVTGKTRITIRLDDDVLEWFRAEVEAAGGGNYQTRINQALRQAMTQAVEPLETVVRRALRAELGSLKPSRARRTKAGAA
- a CDS encoding BrnT family toxin — encoded protein: MTYAWDPAKAAENRRKHGIELADAVGVFEDPYGLTRPDPEHAEERFVTLGRDLLGRVVVVVWTQDEDALRLISARRATARERRQYAEDSDA